tttaacaataaactcatgtgctaccatgctcttatgatctagaaaagtagggggcaacagcttttcctctttctcaaaatgtctaataggtatcctgaaatgtttagcaaggcgtgaagcatagatacctccaaaaatggggccctttgtacggttcaggcataatcgtttagcaataatagcgcccatactaacagagttatcacgaaataaagcatggaacaaaataataatgtcAGGAACGCTAAGGTTTCCAcaatttccgcgaccaattaagcatcaactaacaaatattgcaaagtagcgtaaaacaggaaaatgtatgctagttattcttgcatcagaaaccttcctcgtttcccctatggtaatagtatcaataaatccatccacatctttacaatgtggttcctctaagctgcccccgaggggtatcttgcaaaccgtgcaaaattcatatagtgacatttccctagcaacatcatataaatgaaactctactgaaggaggtgatttcttaggataaaagtagaaattttgcatgaaagtattggtgagtaagagatactattcaaTCTGGTCGTGGagaaagtcggtgaggcccgcattatcaaccaatgaataaaaatcatcatatatcccggctgctctcaagaaatcatcacaaggccattcacatggccgtacttccgccacacgagggagattatacttgggcttttcattctccttagcttgtttatccttagagccttggctagaagagcccctcaagaaaaatctctttatcttttccaaaaaaatctggaatttttagtaactcaaaaataaagtaaaccaaactcaacaaaattgatagcaactactcccacaagtgcctagagcctctatcatgcattagaactactttggACCAACTAAATTTAGCATGCAagttcaagaacagggtcaccttagcagctagaatttgcaataaataaagcaatagaacaaaaactaattggaccattggaggagtcacataccaaagaacaatcccccaaagcagttttgtgaatggagctttgagcaaggagattgaaaatggcagcaaaatgagctagaactcgtgcttgagctggatagtgaattttttgggaggaagaagaagtgtgtgggtacaCGAATAAGTGGAGGGtgcccaccatgggcccacgaggcaggggggtgcgccctatacgggtgggcgcaccctggaccctcgtggccaggtgcttgctccccctgctgtgttctcagtgccagatattcttaaatattccagaaaatatcatattaaattggcagggcatttggagaacttttatttcgggatattttttattgcatggataattcagaaaacagacataatataatatttctactttatttattctaattaaCAGGAAGTAAAGAGAggctacaaaaggttgtgccttctaacttcatccatctcatgctcatcaaaaggaatctactaacaaggttgatcaagtcttgttaacaaactcattccgaatcacatgaaaccagagaaatttcaaaatgacactaagttacctcaacggggatatgaacatccccaataataagaatatcatacttcttctttgcagtaggaagaggaaattcgaaacctccaataataattgatggaatttttccaatagaatttatactgtgaacttgaggttgtttcctcggtaagtgtatcgtatgctcattaccattaacatgaaaagtgacattgcctttgttgcaatcaataacagcacctgcagtgttcaaaaatggtctaccgaggataatagacatactgtcgtcctcaggaatatcatgaatgacaaagtctgttaagatagtaacgtttgcaacaacaacaggcacgtcctcacaaataccgacaggtatagcagttgatttatcggccatttgcaaagatatctcagtaggtgtcaacttatttaattcaagtctatgatataaggaaagaggcataacactaacaccggctccaagatcacataaatcagttttaacataatttcttttaatcgagcatggtatagtgggcactcctggatcaccaagtttcttaggtattccacccttaaaagtatagttagcaagcatggtggagatttcggcttcaggtatctttcttttatttgtaatgatatctttcatgtatttagcataagggttcatcttaagcatatcggtcaagtgcatacgcaaaaagataggtctaatcatttcagcaaagcgctcaaagtcctcatcatcctttttcttggatggtttaggaggaaatggcatgggtttctgaacccatggttctctttgcctaccatgcttcctagcaacgaagtctttcttatcatgacgttgattctttgattgtgggttatgaagatcaacaacaggttcaatttctatatcattgttattgctaggttgagcatcttcatgaacatcattattagcattatcactaggttcatgttcatcgccagattgtgtttcagcatcagatatagaaaaatcattaggattctcaggtgtgtctataacaggttcattagaagcatgcaaagtcctatcatttttctttttcttccttttagaaggactaggagcatctaaattattactctgagaatcttgctcaattatcttagggtggccttcaggatacaaaggttcctgagtcattttaccagttctagtagccactctaacagcaaaatcatgtttattatttaattcatcaagcaaattactctaagccttaagtacttgttctacttgagtggtaaccatcgaagcatgtttactggtgagtttaagttcacccttaactctagacatataatcactcaagcgtccaattatataagaattatttttcaattgtctactaacataagcattgaaattttcttgttgagccataaaatcatcaaattcatctaggcattggctagcaaacttagtagacgggtttcaactttatcatatctataaagagagtttaccttcactacttgtgtcgggttatcaagaccttgtatTTCTTTCGTAGGTATAttgaggccatgtatttcttcgacaggaggtaaaattttaacatcttcaactttaatacctttctctttcatagatttctttgcctcttgcatatcttcaggactgagaattagaacacctcttttcttcggagttggcttaggagttggttcaggaggtgcccaattattttcattggccaacatattattcaatagcaattcagcttggtcgactgtcttttccgtgaaaacacaaccagcacaactatccaggtggtccttggaagcatcgattagtccattataaaagatatcaagtatttcatttttcttaagaggataatcaggcaaagcattaagaaatcggagaagcctccccgagcttgtgggagaatctcttctttgatttgcacaaaattatatatctcccttaaagcagcttgtttcttatgagctgggatatatttagcagagaaatagtaaatcatatcatggggactaggcacacaaccaggatcaagagaattaaaccatgtcttagcatcaccctttaatgagaaaggaaatattttaaggatataataatagcgagatttctcatcattagtaaatagggtggctatatcatttaacttagtaagatgtgccactacagtttcaaattcattaccatagaaaggatcagattcaaccaaggtaattatctcaggatcaatagagaaatcataatccttatcagtaatgaagataggtgaagtagcaaaagcagggtcatgtttcattctagcattcagagtcttttgtttcagcttagctaataatttcttaagatctgatctatcattgcaagcaagaaaatctttagcagtttcttcatccataacataaccctcaggaacaataggcaattcatatttagggggagaaccttcatcatcactatcatcaatattatcagtttcaataatttcattctccctagctctagcaagttgttcatctagaaattcacctaatggtacAGTAGTAtcaagaagtagtttcatcataagtatcatgcatagcagaagtggcatcatcaataacatgcgacatattagaattaatagcagaagcaggtttaggtgtcacaagtttactcataacggaaggagaattaaatgcagagctagatcatagttccttacctcccctcgtagttgagggataaattttagttctttcatctttcaagttcctcatagtgatcagcagatataaatcccaagtgactcgaagaataaagctatgctccccggcaatggcgctagaaaatagtcttgataacccgcaagtataggggatcacaacaattttcgagggtagagtattcaacccaaatttaattattctacacaaggggagccaaagaatattctcaagtattagcagttgagttgtcgattcaaccacacctggataacttagtatctgcagcaaagtatttagtagcaaagtagtatggaagtaacggtaacagtggcaaaagtaacagtagcagttttgtagtaattgtaacagtggaaacgacaaagtaactaagcaaagaacaatatgtgaaaagctcgtaggcattggataggtgatggataattatgccggatgcgattcctcatgtaatagttataacatagggtgacacaaaactagctccagttcatcaatgtaatgtaggcatgtattccgaatatagtcatacatgcttatggaaaagaacttgcatggcatcttttgtcctaccctcccgtggcagcggggtcctattggaaactaaaggatattaaggcctccttttaatagagtaccggaccaaagcattaacacttagtgaatacatgaactcctcaaactacggtcatcaccggtaactatcccgattattgtcacttcggggttaacagatcataacacataataggtgactatagacttgcaagataagatcaagaactcacatatattcatgaaaacataataggttcggatctgaaatcatggcactcgagccctagtgacaagcattaagcatagcaaagtcatagcaacatcaatctcagaacataatggatactagggatcaaaccctaacaaaactaactcgattacatggtaaatctcatccaacccatcaccgtctagcaagcctacgatggaattactcacgcacaatggtgagcatcatgaaattggtgatggaggatggttgatgatgacgacggcgacggattcccctttccggagccccgaacggactccagatcagccctcccgagagagtttagggcttggcggcggcttcgtattgtaaaatgtgatgaatccttctctctgggttttttctccccgaacgtgaatatatggagttgaagttgaggtcggtggagcactagggggcccacgaggcagggggcgcgccctagggaggggcgcacggcccccaccctcgtggacagggtgtgggccccctggccttgattctttcgcccgtattttttattaaatccaaaaataactttcgtggagtttcaggtcattccgggaacttttttttctgcacaaaaataacaccgtggcagttctgctgaaaacaacgtcagtccgggttagttccattcaaatcatgcaagttagagtccaaaacaagggcaaaagtgtttggaaaagtagatacgacggagacgtatcagggtgtcgGCGGTCGGGGTGTCGATGGTCGGGGTGTCagtgtgtcggggtcggggtgtcggtggtcggggtcgaGGTCNNNNNNNNNNNNNNNNNNNNNNNNNNNNNNNNNNNNNNNNNNNNNNNNNNNNNNNNNNNNNNNNNNNNNNNNNNNNNNNNNNNNNNNNNNNNNNNNNNNNNNNNNNNNNNNNNNNNNNNNNNNNNNNNNNNNNNNNNNNNNNNNNNNNNNNNNNNNNNNNNNNNNNNNNNNNNNNNNNNNNNNNNNNNNNNNNNNNNNNNNNNNNNNNNNNNNNNNNNNNNNNNNNNNNNNNNNNNNNNNNNNNNNNNNNNNNNNNNNNNNNNNNNNNNNNNNNNNNNNNNNNNNNNNNNNNNNNNNNNNNNNNNNNNNNNNNNNNNNNNNNNNNNNNNNNNNNNNNNNNNNNNNNNNNNNNNNNNNNNNNNNNNNNNNNNNNNNNNNNNNNNNNNNNNNNNNNNNNNNNNNNNNNNNNNNNNNNNNNNNNNNNNNNNNNNNNNNNNNNNNNNNNNNNNNNNNNNNNNNNNNNNNNNNNNNNNNNNNNNNNNNNNNNNNNNNNNNNNNNNNNNNNNNNNNNNNNNNNNNNNNNNNNNNNNNNNNNNNNNNNNNNNNNNNNNNNNNNNNNNNNNNNNNNNNNNNNNNNNNNNNNNNNNNNNNNNNNNNNNNNNNNNNNNNNNNNNNNNNNNNNNNNNNNNNNNNNNNNNNNNNNNNNNNNNNNNNNNNNNNNNNNNNNNNNNNNNNNNNNNNNNNNNNNNNNNNNNNNNNNNNNNNNNNNNNNNNNNNNNNNNNNNNNNNNNNNNNNNNNNNNNNNNNNNNNNNNNNNNNNNNNNNNNNNNNNNNNNNNNNNNNNNNNNNNNNNNNNNNNNNNNNNNNNNNNNNNNNNNNNNNNNNNNNNNNNNNNNNNNNNNNNNNNNNNNNNNNNNNNNNNNNNNNNNNNNNNNNNNAGGGGCCGCGGGGAGGGGTCCGGCATCGGGGCGGGTCAGCGCAGGCCTCTCCGGAGGGGGGCGGGAGGGCTGGAAGGCGGCGGGGCTGGCCGGCGGCGGGGGCTGGGTCTGGGGGGCGGGGCTGGCCAACGGCGGCGATAGGAGGAGAGAGGCGGgcgcgcgggagggagagagaaagagagagagggagacggcCACGGCCCGTTAAGtgggccttctttgccgtctgatagcagacgacaaagagggcgACCGTTAGGGCTGGCCCATGtctcctctttgtcgtccgctagcggatggcaaaggaggaacattgtcgtccgctagcagacggcaaagtagtcacctctttgccgtccgctagcagacgacaaagaagctgaCCTAGCCACACCGTGCCTTATGGGGCCCAcctggctctttgtcgtctgccttttatctctttgtcgtccgctggttgACGGCAAAGAAGCAACTGACGACAAATATCCTTTTTGCCATCAGcactttctttgccgtcggcttcctcaaagcggacggcaaagaacctctttgtcgtcagctggcagacggcaaagaggtggcagACGGTAAAATGCCAGATTCCAATAGTGTATGAGCATTTCTCTCAAAGCATAGGTTGAACCTTTCTCTCGAATAGCTGATGAAAATTCTTTCAGTACACTGACAAAGTATAAGGTCATCATTTTTATGTTATCTTTTCTCCATTTTTGTGCAACTACCATCATTTCACCTAAAAACACCGAAGTTTTTATGCATCTACAAGAGTTGCAAAGAGCTGATGAAAATTCTTTCGATACACTGTGAAACTACACTATAAAAAGAGTAATTATCATGCTATGTCTCTCCTCCAAGGAAAGGCGACTAGGGTTTCTGCCTCTCGTCGGTGCCATCGCCGATTTGCCACGTCtcctgtggccttagggccatgggtgtGCGGTGGATCCCGACCCTTGCCGATGGGAGGGCTTCATTTTTTTGGTGCTTCTtcaagtttttttagggtttgtgtcttgctcaggaagacgagacagTGACGGCTTCTTCAAGATGGAAcaaggttctccccgcctagcccccggccCGATTTAGCTTCAccagagggcgtgtggaggtgtgtctccggctgaTCTCACGGAATTTGGTCGGTGGTTGTCTTCGGTGGATCTGTTCGGATTCAGTCTTTGTTCATGTTTGTTCAGGTTGCATCCTTTCGATCTAAACTTCTCTTCATCAGCAGCGGTTGCTTTTCTGGTGCGTTGGTCCTATGGGCTTTAGCACgatgacttctcgactgtctactacaacaagttgtgtccgGCTCCGTTGAGGGAgaagcgatgacggcggcgcgccttcggctcacttcagtgtttgtagtcgtcgctaggtggtctacgaatctggatgtaatttttataatttctggtgttcgttgtactgccatgattgaagatgaatagattgaaagtttctcgAAAAAAAGTACACTATCATCATTTTATGTGCTTTTTTCTCTATTTTTTCCTGTTTAATTATGCACTGTCTTTGAGAAATCGATGAGAAATAAAAGTCTCGCAGCCAGGCCCAAGAGAACCGTTTCTTCAGTCGAGACAACCCGTCTCGCAGCCGGGCTTATCCGAGAGTCTAAGCGGGCCATTGGGCCGAGAACACAGCGGTCCATCGCGCCGATCCCATCCCACGACCTAGGGTTTCTCCTCGCCCGCCGTGAGATAAGACCCCCTCACACCCCCGCACGAACGGCTTCTCCCTCCCccatacgccgccgccgccgcccgcccgcccgctcCGCCGCAGTTCTCCCAAGGTACTGCCAACTCACTTCCGCGCAGACGAGCACGCTCTCGGTTCCGGATCTTCTCACCTCGAGTTTCCTCTGTGCGCTGTGCAGATGGCGGTGCCTCTGCTGAAGAAGGCGATCGTGAAGAAGAGGGTGAAGCACTTCAAGAGGGCGCACAGCGACCGCTACATCGGCCTCAAGGTGAGACCCCTAGCTCGCTCGCTCTCgctctcgccgtcgccgtcgctcgCCCGGCTTCTCTTCCAGAACCGCGCCATTTTTCTAGATGGAGTGCCCTTGGCTTTGTTCATGTGGGGTTCGGGCGCCTGTCCCGACCTCCTCTGCTAGCTCTCGATGCGTGGATCTGGTTTAGATGTCCCGTTAATTTGCTAGCGTCGTCTGCGTAATCGTGGCTACAAAGTTTGGCCTGGGGGAGTGGGGGTTGGTGTTTAGTGAGCACAGTAGGGGATGGTTCTGATTTTCGATGAACCTGTATATATTTTGTGTACGCACCACTGACTCGTATGGCGGCTGGAAATTTCCTTTTAAGCTGTGGTGTGTTTGTTCTTGGGAGCTAGTTGTGGAAAATCCCCCTTGCTGTATGGAATCCACTGGAAAAATTGAAAATGGTTTGATATCCCACCACACACTAGTTGGTCCTAGTGGTATTGATGAACTGTAGTATTTCATTGTTGATTCGTATGGTGCACTGTGATGCTTGAAATTTCGTTTTTTAAGCTGTGGTGTGTTTCTTCATGAGAGTTCATTGTGTATGCTGCATGTAGCCTTGTGAATCAAGTTATGCATGCCTGTTGCATTTAGCATGATATAAAATAAAATTCCATGAAAGCTTATTACTACATCAGTTGCTTGCTCCAGGTGTCTGTGTCTTGCATTTTATCCTGGTGTGCACTGACGGCACACATGCGATATTTCTAGATAACAAAGTCAGATACCCTCGAATTTTTGTATGGTTGGATCATGTTGGTTTCATCCATCTGATTATAATCTTTGTATTTGGACAACTCATTTAGCTATAATTAGTTGTTGCATcacatgtcttcttgaagttggtgcTAATTCTAGTTACTTTGTTACAATGGTCTGTTCTTTTAGTACTTCGCAATGTTTGTATGCTTAACTAGTACtcgctccgtcccataatataagaacgtttttgacactacactagtgtcaaaaacgttcttatattatgggacagagggagtagttgccaATTCGCCATAAAAGATTCAGTATGTCTATCATCTCAACACCGCATATGCTTTTCTGTtttgaacgtttttgacactacactagtgtcaaaaacgttcttatattatgggacagagggagtagttgccaATTCGCCATAAAAGATTCAGTATGTCTATCATCTCAACACCGCATATGCTTTTCTGTTTTGTTATGAATAGTTTCGTCATTCTGGTAATACACTGGATGCTTGGAGAATGGATCTGCCCTGTTTTTTTCCCTTTCTGTAGTTGCTGAAGTTTGATGTATAGTGTTAACTAATTCTCCTGTTCTGCTCTTATCTGTAGCAAAGCTGGCGTAGGCCAAAGGGTATCGACTCCCGTGTCAGGCGGAAGTTCAAGGGATGCACCTTGATGCCCAACATCGGGTACGGTTcagacaagaagacaaggcactacCTGCCCAACAAGTTCAAGAAGTTCGTTGTCCACAATGTCTCTGAGCTGGAGCTGCTCATGATGCACAACAGGTATGCATTTCAAAACTACTCATCAAGCTTGATTGCTTATGAGGAGAGCTGCAGCTATCATCTTCCATGTCTAGTGCTCGATCTTGCAGCGCTTGCTAATGACTATCATCTTTCTGCAAACAGGACCTACTGTGCCGAGATCGCACACAACGTGTCCACCCAGAAGCGCAAGGCGATCGTGGAGCGTGCTGCGCAGCTCGACGTCGTGGTCACCAACAAGCTTGCTAGGCTCCGCAGCCAGGAGGACGAGTAAAGCATTATCTAGTCAACTAGTCTTGGTTGCTACCTTTGTAGTAGACATTACATCCCTGTTTGAGAAGAAAAATACTGCCATTTTGCAAGATTTCATGTATGGACCTTCTTTTTGGTGTGAGCAATGGTGAAATGTACTATCTGGTTTTGTCGGTCGCATGTGTTGAATTTGAGTAGAGACctgtgtgttggttttcccttgtgcCTCATAACGTTTTGGTTGATGCATTTGCTGTTATTGTTCCTGGAATGTTTCGTGGTGCTGTTGCTATTTCTTCTTATCAGAAAGAAGTTTGGGAATGGCTACACGTCAGTTGCCAACTCGCCGGAAATTGATTGACCCGACTGACATTTAGCTAATGTGAAGAACATTTAGCTAATGTGAAGGAGTTTTAAAGAATCTGCTGTCGGTATTTCTTCTTGCCTGAAAGAAGCTTCAGATCAATTACCTTGCCTGAATCGACCACAGATATGAATGAAGCACTGGTCTGGAACATGGTGGATTGGCACTTGTCAGTTTTGGTTGTCATACTGCTCTCGTCTGTCTGAACTTTGGCC
Above is a window of Triticum dicoccoides isolate Atlit2015 ecotype Zavitan chromosome 5B, WEW_v2.0, whole genome shotgun sequence DNA encoding:
- the LOC119310956 gene encoding 60S ribosomal protein L32-1-like encodes the protein MAVPLLKKAIVKKRVKHFKRAHSDRYIGLKQSWRRPKGIDSRVRRKFKGCTLMPNIGYGSDKKTRHYLPNKFKKFVVHNVSELELLMMHNRTYCAEIAHNVSTQKRKAIVERAAQLDVVVTNKLARLRSQEDE